The proteins below are encoded in one region of Oncorhynchus tshawytscha isolate Ot180627B linkage group LG04, Otsh_v2.0, whole genome shotgun sequence:
- the gtf2h3 gene encoding general transcription factor IIH subunit 3 yields the protein MMMASEDEVSLLVIVVDVNPIWWGQQANREPQFTLSKCLDAVMVMGNSHLVMTRTNKLAIIASHCQESHFLYPCKLWKFGDGHGDENASTSGDGKYELLSVANDFIAEEIKNLMSRTEVKGNQTDTLLAGSLAKALCYIHRVAKELEAGQEMKSRILVVKAAEDCALQYMNFMNVIFAAQKQSILIDACVLDSDSGLLQQACDITGGLYLKIPQKIALAQYLLWVFLPDSDQRSQLVLPPPVHVDYRAACFCHRNLIEIGYVCSVCLSIFCNFSPICTTCETAFKIPLPQVVKSKKKKLKPST from the exons ATGATGATGGCGTCGG AGGATGAAGTCAGTCTTCTGGTCATTGTTGTGGATGTCAATCCCATATGGTGGGGTCAGCAAGCTAATCGAGAACCTCAG TTCACCCTGTCCAAGTGTCTGGATGCAGTCATGGTGATGGGTAACTCCCACTTGGTCATGACTAGGACCAACAAGCTGGCCATAATTGCCAGCCATTGTCAGGAAAG TCATTTTCTGTATCCTTGTAAGCTCTGGAAATTTGGAGATGGTCATGGGGATGAAAATGCATCAACAAGTGGGGATGGCAAGTATGAGCTATTGTCAGTTGCCAATGACTTCATTGCAGAAGAGATCAAGAATCTCATGTCAAGAA CTGAAGTGAAGGGaaaccagacagacacactattGGCGGGATCACTTGCTAAAGCTCTCTGCT ATATCCATAGAGTCGCAAAGGAGCTGGAAG CCGGACAAGAAATGAAGTCAAGGATATTG GTCGTTAAAGCAGCAGAAGACTGTGCCTTGCAATACATGAACTTCATGAATGTGATCTTCGCTGCCCAGAAGCAG AGTATCCTAATAGACGCCTGTGTGTTGGACTCGGACTCAGGTCTCCTCCAACAG GCCTGTGACATAACTGGAGGATTGTACTTGAAGATACCACAGAAGATTGCCTTGGCACAATATCTTCTG TGGGTATTCCTGCCAGACTCTGACCAACGCTCCCAACTGGTGCTGCCACCTCCTGTACATGTGGATTACAGAGCAGCATGCTTTTGCCACAGAAACCTCATTGAGATTGGTTATGTCTGCTCAGTGTGTTTGTCAA TATTCTGCAACTTCAGTCCCATCTGCACAACGTGCGA GACTGCCTTCAAAATTCCATTGCCCCAGGTGGTGAAGTCAAAGAAGAAGAAACTCAAGCCATCAACGTGA